The Apium graveolens cultivar Ventura chromosome 11, ASM990537v1, whole genome shotgun sequence genome has a window encoding:
- the LOC141695717 gene encoding putative mitochondrial protein AtMg00820, with translation MAEELTVLHQTHTWDLMTLPPGKYAIGCHWVYKIKTKAYGSVESYKARLVAKGYSQKYGLDYEETFTPVAKMMTIRTLIAVASVRKWKIFQMDVKNAFLYGDLHE, from the coding sequence ATGGCTGAGGAACTTACCGTTTTACATCAAACTCATACATGGGATTTAATGACATTGCCTCCAGGAAAATATGCAATTGGTTGTCATTGGGTATATAAAATTAAGACAAAAGCTTATGGATCCGTTGAGAGTTATAAGGCTCGACttgttgctaaaggttactctcaaaaGTATGGCTTGGACTATGAAGAGACTTTTACTCCTGTTGCAAAGATGATGACTATTCGTACTTTGATTGCAGTGGCTTCTGTTCGAAAGTGGAAAATATTTCAGATGGATGTTAAGAATGCGTTCTTGTATGGTGATCTTCACGAGTAA
- the LOC141695718 gene encoding F-box protein CPR1-like, protein MNSGGIIIKGFENIVLVDYESLNDVVAAAVEINDPLKTLLFNAELVGSANGLVCLWVKYSNIIYLLNPSTRKCKRLPLVPVEFPSCFIKIEKCVSGFGYDHLRDDYKVVKIAKSSKFFGLMAIVYSLKNNSWTKIQSVLATGNISFMDTWGKFASGALYWLASDVQYSSSVVLSFGLGLELFTVVADFVWDDSDIPRTLATLEGILCILEYYNYDPRMEVVLNRRVDVLLMNNHGKENVWSKEFSVDPSVLGRINCRALTYSKSHQDVLLQVASARLVWYNPKNKAVKNVIFREIPDIFSSYMYTESLFQLTEDMQVPEPSHEAEDKKQLPKKG, encoded by the coding sequence ATGAATAGTGGTGGTATCATTATCAAAGGATTTGAAAACATTGTATTGGTTGATTATGAGTCTCTGAatgatgttgttgctgctgctgttgAAATAAATGATCCCCTGAAGACTCTTCTCTTCAATGCTGAATTGGTCGGTTCGGCTAATGGCTTAGTATGCTTGTGGGTAAAATATTCGAATATTATCTATCTATTGAATCCTTCTACCAGGAAGTGCAAAAGGTTGCCCCTTGTACCAGTTGAATTTCCGTCTTGTTTTATCAAAATAGAAAAGTGTGTATCTGGCTTTGGGTATGATCATCTCCGTGATGATTACAAGGTTGTCAAGATTGCAAAGAGTAGCAAGTTTTTTGGCCTTATGGCCATAGTGTACAGCCTTAAAAACAACTCGTGGACTAAGATTCAGAGTGTTTTGGCTACAGGGAACATTAGTTTCATGGACACATGGGGAAAGTTTGCAAGTGGTGCTCTCTATTGGCTGGCAAGTGATGTACAATATAGCTCCTCCGTTGTCCTTAGTTTTGGTCTCGGGCTCGAACTATTCACAGTGGTTGCAGATTTTGTTTGGGACGACTCTGACATCCCAAGGACACTGGCAACCTTAGAAGGCATCCTTTGCATTCTTGAGTACTACAACTACGACCCTCGTATGGAAGTGGTGCTAAACCGTCGTGTGGATGTGTTGTTAATGAATAACCACGGGAAGGAAAATGTTTGGTCCAAGGAATTTTCAGTGGACCCCAGTGTACTTGGACGTATTAACTGTAGAGCTCTCACATATTCAAAGAGTCACCAGGACGTTCTTTTGCAGGTGGCTAGCGCAAGGCTAGTGTGGTACAACCCTAAAAACAAGGCagttaaaaatgttatttttcgTGAGATTCCAGATATTTTTAGTTCGTACATGTACACTGAGAGTCTTTTCCAGCTCACTGAAGATATGCAGGTGCCGGAGCCATCACATGAAGCAGAGGACAAAAAGCAACTGCCCAAGAAAGGGTAA